One genomic window of Thermococcus indicus includes the following:
- the cas1 gene encoding CRISPR-associated endonuclease Cas1, whose product MKRASAMKYPLFITQHGELRRESNALIFSGELVKRPIPLAQINEIHCLARVSLTSGAIDLLSEKGIPVHFYTTRGDYKGPFINDASPRGKLHLSQAEHYLNPEKRLYLAKEIVEGIQNTMAFVLSRWGVNPVKLNSVTVDGESVEEIMGKEAELWSHFYRYFGEAIEVDDFRRTRRPPEDEVNALISYANAVTYGLAFSSSVKAGLDPSIGFLHAVNDRRHSLPLDLADIFKPLYVFSTVKAMLKTNGLKSSDFSKKGKAVYLSREGKRKLLSALTDTLRRTVYYKPWKRSMSYRFMMDYEARRLKRHLLGRGKYKAFRPWWR is encoded by the coding sequence ATGAAGAGGGCTTCCGCGATGAAGTATCCCCTCTTTATAACCCAGCATGGTGAACTGAGGCGCGAGAGCAATGCCCTCATCTTTTCGGGTGAACTGGTGAAAAGACCAATCCCACTCGCCCAGATTAACGAAATCCACTGTTTGGCCAGGGTCTCACTGACGAGCGGTGCCATCGACCTGCTCAGCGAGAAAGGCATTCCCGTCCATTTCTACACCACGAGGGGCGACTACAAGGGGCCGTTCATCAACGACGCCTCACCGAGGGGAAAGCTCCACCTGAGCCAGGCCGAGCATTACCTGAACCCTGAAAAGAGGCTTTACCTGGCTAAAGAAATCGTCGAGGGAATCCAGAACACGATGGCCTTCGTTCTCTCGCGCTGGGGTGTCAATCCGGTAAAGCTCAACTCCGTAACTGTTGATGGAGAGAGCGTCGAGGAAATAATGGGCAAGGAGGCCGAGCTGTGGAGCCACTTCTACCGCTACTTCGGTGAGGCCATAGAAGTTGATGACTTCAGGAGAACCAGGAGGCCTCCTGAGGACGAGGTGAACGCGCTGATAAGCTACGCCAACGCCGTAACCTACGGACTGGCCTTCTCCTCCAGCGTTAAGGCCGGCCTCGATCCTTCGATAGGCTTCCTCCATGCTGTGAACGACAGGAGGCATTCCCTTCCCCTCGATTTAGCAGACATCTTCAAGCCCCTCTACGTCTTCTCCACGGTCAAGGCGATGCTGAAAACAAACGGGCTGAAAAGTTCCGACTTCTCGAAGAAAGGAAAAGCCGTCTACCTCTCCAGGGAGGGCAAGAGAAAGCTCCTATCTGCCCTGACAGACACCCTCAGGAGAACTGTCTACTATAAGCCCTGGAAGAGGAGCATGAGCTACCGCTTCATGATGGATTACGAGGCCCGAAGACTGAAGAGGCATCTCCTCGGAAGGGGTAAGTATAAGGCCTTCAGGCCGTGGTGGAGATGA
- the cas2 gene encoding CRISPR-associated endonuclease Cas2 — protein MRYYIVVYDVNEKRVVKVHRVLRAYLQWRQRSVFEGYLSDDELAELIRKLDSIINESEDSVVFYSLPNDKIVRSFHIGAPPDRFENVL, from the coding sequence ATGAGGTACTACATAGTCGTCTACGACGTCAACGAGAAGAGGGTCGTGAAGGTGCACCGCGTGCTTAGGGCTTACCTCCAGTGGCGCCAGAGGAGCGTCTTCGAGGGCTACCTGAGCGACGACGAGCTGGCGGAGCTAATCCGGAAGCTGGACAGTATAATCAACGAGTCGGAGGATTCCGTTGTCTTCTACTCCCTCCCGAATGATAAAATCGTCAGGAGCTTTCACATTGGCGCTCCTCCCGATAGGTTTGAGAACGTCCTGTGA
- the cmr1 gene encoding type III-B CRISPR module RAMP protein Cmr1, producing MYRAEFELETITPLFMRGADQSKAEFRPASVKGVMRWWFRALTHAVLLGNVGEKDALSIVKGLESKLFGSTGQRSRVLIRTSFKKKGEVDVRELGARYLSFGLSGGGLVGTARIELLSHKREYLEMAKVVAEVAFAFGGLGARTTRGMGSVQPLGEGVTPLYLKNVYQSAVEVVGDYFGYNLNRASKAELPEFPALHPRFFRVKLGSEKYTVPYGSGSALSAIEREFHRFRHSGPEHERMIKGRWISYRITAQYDAVKKAYNGDSNVELPYSAFGLPHQYNFFSSNVRGLMIEGEVHGRRASPVRFKVVRDSNGKYRVMIIYLKYRFLPADERLKVRIRRNTLAKGIPQPDYSAVERFVGNFSGLEVFQ from the coding sequence ATGTATAGGGCCGAGTTCGAGCTCGAAACGATTACGCCCCTTTTCATGAGGGGTGCCGACCAGAGTAAGGCCGAGTTCCGTCCAGCGAGCGTCAAGGGAGTGATGCGGTGGTGGTTCAGGGCTCTCACTCATGCTGTTCTCCTGGGCAACGTCGGGGAGAAGGATGCGCTTTCCATTGTGAAGGGCCTGGAGTCTAAGCTCTTTGGGAGCACTGGCCAGAGGTCTCGTGTTTTGATCAGAACGTCATTCAAAAAGAAAGGGGAAGTTGATGTTCGGGAACTGGGGGCGAGGTATCTGAGCTTCGGCCTCTCTGGCGGGGGGCTCGTTGGAACGGCAAGGATCGAACTTCTCTCCCACAAACGCGAATACCTTGAAATGGCAAAGGTAGTTGCGGAGGTTGCCTTTGCCTTCGGTGGACTGGGGGCCAGAACGACCCGTGGAATGGGGAGCGTTCAGCCCCTCGGTGAGGGAGTAACACCATTATACCTTAAGAATGTTTATCAATCGGCCGTTGAGGTCGTCGGTGATTACTTTGGGTATAACCTGAATAGAGCATCCAAGGCTGAGCTTCCCGAGTTCCCTGCGCTCCACCCGAGGTTCTTCAGGGTTAAGCTCGGCTCGGAGAAATACACCGTCCCCTACGGCAGTGGCAGTGCCCTCTCGGCAATAGAAAGAGAGTTTCACAGATTCAGGCACAGTGGTCCAGAGCACGAGAGAATGATTAAGGGTAGATGGATATCGTACAGGATCACAGCGCAGTATGATGCGGTTAAGAAAGCTTATAATGGCGATTCCAATGTTGAACTTCCCTACTCAGCCTTTGGTCTTCCCCACCAGTACAACTTCTTTTCCTCCAATGTTAGGGGTCTGATGATAGAGGGTGAGGTTCATGGAAGACGGGCCTCCCCGGTCAGGTTCAAGGTGGTGAGGGACTCTAACGGAAAATACCGTGTGATGATCATCTACCTTAAGTACAGGTTCCTGCCTGCGGATGAAAGGTTAAAGGTAAGGATTAGGCGGAATACCTTGGCAAAGGGCATCCCACAGCCAGATTACAGCGCAGTCGAACGCTTCGTTGGTAATTTTTCAGGTTTGGAGGTGTTCCAATGA
- the cas10 gene encoding type III-B CRISPR-associated protein Cas10/Cmr2: MNPWNSYARALREVAPSKLLGSLIGRNDLPEEWRHLSSYPALENPELDKFVLKHPISADGKPLENLSVFWFNASDEQRGRFLEAISRAEERIATEIENSSSVEKFAKLWNGLPAKLKEEYRKVLEEGRFKNADAIAEELVHFPAEPALPDHDWLSRLDVYALVRTGKVKLLRFKLSPVQGFIANARTERDLWAGSHMLSLLTYLAISEIWRSFGPNALVIPHLRGQPFFEHELDLKSLEEELHVANMPNKILAMVPESANIEALRHRIESRLRDFMETIFRSAWEFYDMDLEFKMESVYLDTIRGHFSVTVETVPLVKLNEVIEEPLRAYLEKLPDEFEGDVHHYPELFAVLDQKTDFSSLNHEKPEQPMGFRCTLCGEHLAIGGRANYKAVSKAWEELRKRLTIRKVYDIKDKERLCPVCLAKRFYPRFYSLWVDDFSWVSRDFGAIAKKTKQSGNLRLKRFRSVSEVAMRRPTEKAWRLFERGELEVNGRPVTWYDVFLYIALDFVQEWRGTFSKPTFSGTIAGEFESTLKNLEKEFEPLFRNLSPNSEALYVENIRDTEALAKVYGVGIQELPENVSLDSIAAIISRISELIGEPPKYYAVLKMDGDNMGKVLSGSKAVKDVGEYFVSESKVGALRPVTPVIHTAITRSLSRFAVGLVPNVAETHDAELLYAGGDDVLALVPIDRAFSLSYDVRGEFSENWIGHEPLQGDTRSMSGGLLISYYKEPLYAIIPDVNKLEHLAKESGRNALAIGYRKHSGAFYKVVVNWETFENARYVYLLDALRNGKLSRKLAYELNTETWPNEPWAVLNLLKYEFSRHSNYGRDEREEFTKILASFLWLVKNVRVVLTREELGATTEKSPEEVNKEIAKVVASDPEREFISPFNSVVSVARALVENRMPEAIAEKQWFDVLSEKVGSRVAGMVVKKQVAGAAVLLKVLLETGVRK, translated from the coding sequence ATGAACCCCTGGAACTCCTACGCTCGGGCCCTCAGGGAGGTTGCTCCTTCAAAACTTCTCGGGAGCTTGATTGGGAGAAACGACCTCCCAGAGGAGTGGAGGCACCTTTCAAGCTATCCGGCTCTGGAAAACCCAGAGCTTGATAAGTTTGTTCTCAAGCACCCCATAAGCGCCGACGGGAAGCCCCTTGAGAACCTCAGCGTTTTCTGGTTCAATGCCAGCGATGAGCAAAGGGGGCGCTTCTTGGAAGCAATATCGAGGGCGGAGGAAAGAATTGCCACCGAAATAGAGAACTCTTCCTCTGTCGAAAAATTTGCAAAGCTATGGAACGGCCTGCCAGCGAAGCTGAAGGAGGAATACAGGAAAGTTCTTGAAGAGGGGAGATTTAAAAACGCCGATGCAATCGCTGAAGAGCTCGTTCATTTTCCAGCCGAGCCGGCTTTACCCGACCACGACTGGCTGAGCAGGCTGGACGTTTACGCCCTCGTGAGAACAGGAAAGGTCAAGCTTCTCCGCTTCAAGCTCTCGCCGGTTCAGGGGTTCATAGCCAACGCGAGAACCGAGCGGGACCTCTGGGCCGGCAGCCACATGCTGAGCCTGCTCACCTATCTCGCCATCTCGGAAATCTGGCGCTCCTTTGGACCGAACGCCCTTGTGATCCCCCATCTAAGGGGCCAACCTTTCTTCGAGCATGAGCTTGATCTCAAGTCCCTGGAAGAGGAGCTTCACGTCGCCAACATGCCCAACAAGATCCTGGCTATGGTCCCAGAAAGTGCCAATATTGAGGCATTGAGGCACAGGATAGAATCCAGGCTCAGGGACTTCATGGAGACCATCTTCCGCTCCGCCTGGGAGTTCTACGACATGGACCTGGAGTTCAAAATGGAGAGCGTTTACCTTGACACCATTAGGGGACACTTCTCCGTAACCGTTGAGACTGTTCCTCTGGTGAAGCTCAATGAAGTCATAGAGGAGCCTCTTCGAGCTTACCTTGAAAAGCTCCCCGACGAGTTTGAGGGAGACGTTCACCATTACCCAGAGCTATTTGCGGTTCTTGACCAGAAGACCGATTTCTCCTCCCTCAACCATGAGAAACCTGAACAGCCAATGGGATTCCGGTGCACGCTGTGCGGTGAGCACCTTGCCATAGGGGGAAGAGCCAACTACAAGGCTGTCTCAAAGGCGTGGGAAGAACTCAGGAAGCGCCTCACGATCAGGAAGGTTTACGACATCAAGGACAAGGAGCGCCTCTGCCCCGTCTGTCTCGCAAAGCGCTTCTATCCGAGGTTCTACTCCCTGTGGGTAGATGACTTCTCATGGGTTTCACGGGACTTCGGAGCGATTGCCAAAAAGACCAAACAGTCCGGGAATCTCAGGTTGAAGCGCTTCCGCTCGGTCAGTGAGGTTGCGATGAGGAGGCCAACGGAGAAAGCCTGGAGGCTCTTTGAGAGGGGCGAACTGGAGGTAAACGGAAGGCCCGTTACCTGGTACGATGTCTTCCTTTATATCGCCCTCGACTTCGTCCAGGAATGGCGCGGAACCTTCTCAAAGCCTACCTTCTCGGGAACCATTGCGGGGGAGTTTGAATCAACGCTGAAAAATCTGGAGAAAGAGTTTGAGCCACTCTTCAGGAATCTGTCCCCGAACTCTGAGGCCCTCTACGTGGAGAACATCAGAGACACCGAAGCCCTGGCCAAGGTATACGGGGTCGGGATTCAGGAGTTGCCTGAGAACGTCAGCCTGGACTCAATAGCAGCGATAATTTCCCGGATATCTGAACTGATAGGGGAACCCCCCAAGTACTACGCGGTTCTCAAGATGGACGGCGATAACATGGGAAAGGTTCTCAGTGGTTCAAAGGCTGTGAAGGACGTTGGGGAATACTTTGTCAGTGAATCTAAAGTCGGCGCACTCAGACCAGTCACACCGGTAATCCACACAGCGATAACCCGTTCCCTGAGCAGGTTCGCCGTTGGACTGGTGCCGAACGTTGCCGAGACCCACGACGCGGAGCTTCTCTACGCGGGTGGCGACGATGTTCTGGCTCTCGTGCCCATTGACAGAGCGTTTTCCCTGTCCTACGATGTCCGGGGAGAGTTCAGCGAGAACTGGATTGGCCACGAGCCCCTCCAGGGCGACACAAGAAGCATGAGCGGCGGGCTTTTAATAAGCTATTACAAGGAGCCTCTCTACGCTATTATCCCGGATGTTAACAAACTCGAACACCTCGCCAAGGAATCCGGGAGGAACGCCCTGGCCATCGGCTACAGGAAGCACAGTGGAGCGTTCTACAAGGTGGTCGTGAACTGGGAGACCTTCGAGAATGCCCGCTACGTCTATCTCCTCGATGCCCTTAGGAATGGAAAGCTCAGCAGAAAGCTGGCGTACGAACTGAACACGGAAACGTGGCCCAACGAACCATGGGCCGTTCTCAACCTGCTGAAGTACGAGTTCAGTAGGCACTCGAATTACGGGAGGGACGAAAGAGAAGAGTTCACCAAGATCCTGGCGTCTTTCCTATGGCTCGTAAAAAACGTGAGGGTGGTTCTAACGAGGGAGGAGCTGGGGGCAACAACGGAAAAGTCCCCCGAGGAAGTGAACAAGGAGATAGCGAAAGTCGTGGCCAGCGACCCGGAGAGAGAATTCATCAGCCCGTTTAATAGCGTTGTCAGCGTTGCCAGGGCGCTGGTGGAGAACAGAATGCCAGAGGCGATTGCAGAAAAGCAGTGGTTTGACGTGCTCTCCGAGAAGGTAGGGAGCAGAGTAGCTGGGATGGTGGTGAAAAAACAGGTCGCCGGAGCGGCCGTGCTCCTCAAAGTTCTCCTCGAAACGGGGGTGAGGAAATGA
- the cmr3 gene encoding type III-B CRISPR module-associated protein Cmr3, with protein sequence MIEIIPNDVLFFRESRDFTAGQNHVGRTIEPLPHTVAGALMGALFVRDHLEILNLEISDGRIVKVSENGGNWHPGFSIEGVFFHDGTGPLFRIPMDIVETEGGIAELRPYNPIEGERAVFARGNDGSRTLRFSPLNGFTSWDFIRGYLEGRPNFDGIHAEIPYVKEERVGIALDRSRTTVRGLLYRAEFLRLLEVERRFRIAVYLSQGDEEKLMEALGKEGKLKLGGESRFAGFRFTDGKLPAAMGRSVNAGDIIRVYLATPAVGKVEELKEGITSRLGGKVRFLRLFTGRRILVTGWDMVERMPKPLKYALPAGTVLWFEAKEPLNISGKLRIGEMTWAGYGLVFMGVLG encoded by the coding sequence ATGATTGAGATAATCCCCAACGACGTTCTCTTCTTCAGAGAGAGCCGGGACTTCACAGCCGGTCAGAACCACGTGGGCAGGACGATTGAGCCACTCCCCCACACCGTTGCCGGAGCGCTGATGGGAGCGCTCTTTGTGAGGGATCATCTGGAGATTCTCAACCTGGAAATCTCAGACGGTAGGATCGTGAAGGTTTCGGAAAACGGGGGCAACTGGCATCCAGGCTTTTCAATAGAGGGAGTTTTCTTCCACGACGGCACGGGACCACTCTTCAGAATTCCGATGGACATCGTTGAGACCGAGGGCGGCATCGCCGAGCTGAGGCCATATAATCCCATTGAAGGGGAGCGTGCCGTTTTCGCCCGCGGAAATGATGGTTCCAGAACTCTGAGGTTCTCACCGCTCAACGGCTTTACGAGCTGGGATTTTATCAGGGGATACCTTGAAGGAAGGCCAAACTTCGATGGAATTCACGCCGAGATACCATATGTGAAGGAGGAACGCGTTGGGATAGCCCTTGACAGATCAAGAACGACGGTGCGAGGGTTACTCTACAGGGCCGAGTTCCTTAGACTCCTTGAGGTGGAAAGAAGGTTTAGAATAGCTGTTTACCTTTCCCAAGGTGACGAAGAGAAATTGATGGAAGCGCTAGGGAAGGAGGGGAAGCTGAAGCTCGGGGGCGAATCGAGGTTCGCGGGCTTCAGGTTCACCGACGGAAAATTGCCCGCTGCCATGGGCAGAAGCGTCAATGCAGGCGACATCATAAGGGTTTATCTGGCCACGCCCGCCGTTGGAAAGGTGGAGGAACTGAAGGAAGGGATAACCTCCAGGCTGGGAGGTAAGGTCAGGTTCCTTAGGCTCTTCACAGGACGGAGAATACTGGTTACAGGATGGGACATGGTTGAGAGGATGCCAAAGCCCCTCAAGTACGCCCTGCCAGCAGGGACGGTCCTCTGGTTCGAGGCAAAGGAGCCCCTTAACATTTCCGGAAAGCTCCGTATCGGCGAGATGACATGGGCCGGTTACGGTCTTGTCTTCATGGGGGTGCTAGGTTGA
- the csx1 gene encoding CRISPR-associated CARF protein Csx1, protein MKRVLVATWGNPFQWEAIEYSADCKSLGLSDCQNVKEENVSTLPVLLKALKPQKTIILVLDTLANLTLRNDVPARKMESYDNVKADVEERVRWFIENRVNPYMSEEDRALLDDVEIVVLPGVGEFSNVSVEGDVLDFYSSVLKVLAERLPVEDTEVILDLTHGINFMPVLTYRALNALLGILAYLRTARLYVVNSEPFPQGEREWKEKIKPLSVLNMKLVEYLELRPRPLYSTISSRPKWSAFISSVTNGFPLAFATFYPSQKEVEEYLEREHLDFLNNIVVSFRPDPTGVMKLHVLRGKSLSKDFRTAVKLHYMLRVFGTEFKGYPKKEVTLDELVRITNRLFSRMPRIGIVVGDQLRELCRLIKGGYEYVNGTSRFRPGVLDRLSGKHVDKPLLPLKRGKKIALGKLRSAMRLTSPSVGSVNPTPDIRNFIAHSGFEYNLVFVRYDGTDIYWSYGKMGCGKLVKADENCESRCARIDETLSTCSCSDDVVVCFLIGALKMKNSKGVVC, encoded by the coding sequence TTGAAAAGGGTTCTTGTGGCTACCTGGGGGAACCCGTTCCAGTGGGAGGCCATAGAATACAGCGCTGATTGCAAATCGCTAGGACTCAGCGACTGTCAAAATGTGAAGGAGGAAAACGTGAGCACGCTGCCTGTTCTTTTGAAGGCCTTGAAACCTCAGAAAACCATAATACTCGTCCTTGACACCCTGGCGAACCTGACGCTCAGGAACGACGTCCCAGCTAGGAAGATGGAAAGCTACGATAACGTCAAGGCGGACGTCGAGGAAAGGGTCAGGTGGTTCATAGAGAACCGCGTAAATCCATACATGAGTGAAGAGGACCGCGCCCTGCTCGATGACGTCGAGATAGTGGTTCTGCCTGGTGTTGGAGAGTTCAGCAACGTCAGCGTGGAGGGCGACGTTCTTGACTTCTACTCCTCTGTCCTGAAGGTTCTCGCCGAGAGGCTCCCGGTTGAGGACACCGAAGTAATCCTTGACTTAACCCACGGGATAAACTTCATGCCTGTTCTGACTTACCGGGCGCTCAATGCTCTGCTCGGTATACTAGCTTACCTCCGCACCGCGAGGCTGTACGTGGTAAACTCTGAACCCTTCCCTCAGGGAGAAAGGGAGTGGAAGGAGAAAATAAAGCCCCTCTCTGTTCTCAACATGAAGCTCGTGGAGTACCTTGAGCTGAGGCCCAGACCGCTCTACTCGACGATTTCGAGCAGGCCAAAATGGTCGGCCTTCATAAGCTCCGTTACCAACGGTTTTCCGCTGGCGTTCGCAACTTTCTATCCTTCGCAGAAGGAGGTTGAGGAGTACTTGGAGAGAGAGCACCTCGATTTCCTCAACAACATTGTGGTGTCCTTTAGACCCGATCCCACTGGGGTAATGAAGCTCCACGTTCTCCGCGGAAAATCCCTGAGCAAGGACTTCAGAACCGCTGTAAAGCTCCACTACATGTTAAGGGTCTTTGGAACGGAGTTCAAAGGTTACCCGAAGAAAGAGGTTACCCTCGACGAGCTCGTGAGGATAACGAACAGGCTCTTCTCCAGGATGCCCAGGATTGGCATAGTCGTTGGAGACCAGCTGAGGGAACTCTGCAGGCTCATCAAAGGAGGCTATGAATACGTTAATGGCACGAGCCGGTTCAGGCCGGGGGTTCTCGACAGACTTTCGGGGAAGCATGTTGATAAGCCATTGCTTCCCCTCAAGAGGGGCAAGAAAATAGCCCTTGGGAAACTGAGGAGTGCCATGCGATTAACTTCCCCGTCGGTGGGTTCAGTGAACCCCACCCCTGACATCAGGAACTTCATAGCCCACTCCGGCTTTGAGTACAACCTGGTCTTCGTGAGGTACGATGGAACGGACATCTACTGGTCATACGGAAAAATGGGGTGTGGCAAGCTCGTGAAGGCCGATGAAAACTGCGAGAGCAGGTGCGCGAGAATTGACGAAACCCTCTCCACGTGCTCCTGC